One Acanthopagrus latus isolate v.2019 chromosome 12, fAcaLat1.1, whole genome shotgun sequence genomic region harbors:
- the pigo gene encoding GPI ethanolamine phosphate transferase 3, whose amino-acid sequence MKGLPVLSLLLWVCAVYFVGIYLFVGGFLLVRLEVNRTSTCGDVLQPGGEPGDFCRAQPRFRRAVLLIIDALKIDFARFDPNNTAPRPYENKLPVLEETVSVRPSHSRLYPFRADPPTTTMQRIKGFTTGSLPTFVDVGNNFASSAILEDNLIHQFGQVGKRVVFMGDDTWESLFPKRFHRSLPFPSFNVKDLHTVDNGILQHLYTTMVGDDWDVLVAHFLGVDHCGHRFGPDHPAMADKLTQMDGVIRSVMDRLQNDTLLVVMGDHGMTDTGDHGGESQKETDAAIFLYSPSPLFPAPPSKSEPDVVPQTDLVPTLALLLGVPIPYSNVGQILLPLFPSHGLTEGAVGGISQLEALWINAKQVNRFLETYSGMAKDIPPQSLSKLKAEFSRLSSEYLTAVRQGRSPSPQLAASLQAYLTSVRDTCRATWARFNPLKMAAGLAILAFACLTCFILSELSLVLIRENGPGLKAPVVVALAAGGCVVAGQMLTQGYIEVAWCLAAAAFSSELLFLWRAHRSRALTVAKNSFKAPKCSTWLTPRSLLIPPLLVPLLRCASLLSDSYVIAEGRVVTFLVFSLALYIPIHLNWDGLLLPPSHDPLKAAGLVPSAALSPSTVRKESSTLLACLGLLIGSLYLSLSFHGCREEQGSCQPSPFLSPLSRLQDNQLKNLHYVLSVCSLGLWTYLLRRCLRHYGNLNSSGATVFTARWILPLLSVCLAVHWAVSATPEDSFRNLAELISLAQLALPRAAFLLLGLGLFLIWLDPLTVFVKTRAAATARSTSLPPPRYRASTGISPQAELHHLIPQIYQRMRCSLNDGELSGGGEVDSRPAVEAYGLGTVYSAPLLLFCGLLGIGLLLLHPEGMALSFLLLLLETGALLHIHASSTTLSGLNGTYTGGFNVPWTPVVLWSLAATQFFHATGHLPTFPSIQWGAAFVGFPDGHTGTMLPASLVTLNTFASHILFAVSCPLLLFWPLVCEVRGSRGGRAYGEEGEDAVMEMRLRENPQQFSSALLQLSTRYLFILGAQVFASVCAAAILRRHLMVWKVFAPKLMFEASGFLVSSVALLIGVTLVLRVDMAVGRWFKRLVPDASR is encoded by the exons ATGAAGGGGCTCCCGGtgctgtccctgctcctgtggGTGTGCGCGGTGTACTTCGTGGGCATCTACCTGTTCGTGGGCGGCTTCCTGCTGGTGAGGCTGGAGGTGAACAGGACCAGCACTTGCGGGGACGTGCTGCAGCCCGGAGGGGAGCCGGGGGACTTCTGCCGCGCCCAGCCGAGGTTCCGCAGGGCCGTCCTCCTCATCATCGACGCCCTCAAGATCGACTTCGCCCGCTTCGACCCCAACAACACGGCGCCCAGACCCTACGAGAACAAGCTGCCCGTGCTGGAGGAGACGGTGTCGGTCAGGCCTTCGCACAGCCGGCTGTACCCTTTCCGCGCAGACCCGCCTACTACCACCATGCAGAGGATCAAGGGCTTCACCACGGGCTCCCTGCCCACCTTTGTGGACGTGGGTAACAACTTTGCTTCTAGTGCCATTCTGGAGGACAACCTCATCCACCAGTTTGGGCAAGTGG GCAAACGGGTGGTGTTCATGGGCGATGACACGTGGGAGAGTCTTTTTCCAAAGAGGTTCCACCGCTCTCTGCCCTTCCCGTCTTTCAATGTAAAGGATCTGCACACTGTGGACAACGGGATCCTCCAGCACCTCTACACAACTA TGGTGGGGGATGACTGGGATGTCCTGGTCGCTCATTTCCTTGGAGTGGATCACTGTGGTCACAGGTTTGGACCCGACCACCCAGCCATGGCCGACAAGCTCACCCAGATGGACGGAGTCATCAG GTCTGTGATGGACCGCCTGCAGAACGACACCCTCCTGGTGGTGATGGGAGATCACGGGATGACGGACACCGGAGATCATGGCGGAGAAAGTCAGAAAGAGACCGACGCCGCCATCTTCCTCTACAGtccctcccctctttttccCGCCCCGCCATCCAAG AGTGAACCAGATGTGGTGCCACAGACGGACCTGGTGCCCACCCTGGCTCTGCTCCTGGGAGTTCCCATCCCATACAGCAATGTGGGGCAGATTCTCCTGCCGTTGTTCCCTTCTCATGGGCTGACAGAAGGCGCAGTTGGAGGTATCAGCCAGCTGGAGGCACTGTGGATCAATGCAAAACAG GTCAACCGTTTCCTCGAGACGTACTCCGGCATGGCCAAAGACATCCCGCCGCAGAGCCTTTCTAAACTGAAGGCAGAATTCTCCCGCCTCTCCTCTGAGTACCTCACCGCAGTTAGACAGGGTCGGTCACCCTCCCCACAGCTGGCCGCTTCGCTGCAGGCTTACCTCACCTCCGTCAGAGACACCTGCCGAGCCACCTGGGCTCGATTCAACCCGCTCAAGATGGCAGCAGGTTTAGCCATCCTCGCATTTGCCTGCTTAACATGTTTCATCCTGTCTGAGTTGTCCCTCGTGTTAATCAGGGAGAACGGTCCCGGACTAAAAGCCCCAGTTGTCGTGGCACTGGCTGCGGGGGGTTGCGTGGTTGCTGGTCAGATGCTCACACAGGGCTACATTGAGGTGGCTTGGTGCCTGGCAGCTGCTGCCTTCAGCTCTGAACTTCTCTTTCTCTGGAGAGCCCATCGATCCAGAGCCCTGACTGTGGCAAAGAACAGTTTCAAAGCTCCAAAGTGCTCTACCTGGCTGACCCCGCGCAGCCTCCTCATCCCCCCTCTCTTGGTGCCGCTCCTCCGCTGTGCCTCCCTGCTCTCAGACAGCTACGTGATCGCTGAGGGCCGGGTGGTGACCTTTCTGGTGTTCTCCCTTGCTCTCTACATTCCCATCCATCTCAACTGGGATGGCCTGCTCCTACCCCCGAGCCATGACCCTCTGAAGGCTGCAGGGCTCGTACCTTCCGCAGCCTTGTCCCCATCCACTGTGAGGAAAGAAAGCAGCACTCTCCTGGCCTGCCTAGGGCTTCTCATCGGCAGCCTCTACCTCTCCCTGTCCTTTCACGGCTGTCGGGAAGAGCAGGGCTCCTGCCAGCCGTCCCCGTTCCTGTCGCCTCTCTCCCGGCTGCAGGACAACCAGCTGAAGAACCTCCACTACGTCCTCTCCGTCTGCTCCCTGGGCTTGTGGACGTATCTGCTGAGACGCTGCCTCCGCCACTACGGTAACCTCAACTCCTCAGGTGCGACGGTGTTCACGGCCCGCTGGATCCTACCgctgctgtctgtgtgcctgGCGGTCCACTGGGCTGTTAGTGCCACTCCAGAGGACAGCTTCAGGAATCTGGCCGAGCTTATCAGCCTGGCCCAGCTGGCCCTCCCCAGGGCTGCTTTCCTTCTCCTGGGACTGGGGCTGTTCCTCATCTGGCTGGACCCCctcactgtgtttgtgaagaCCAGGGCCGCGGCCACAGCCAGAAGCACATCCCTACCCCCTCCCCGCTACCGAGCGAGCACCGGCATCAGCCCCCAAGCTGAGCTGCACCACCTCATTCCTCAGATTTACCAGCGCATGCGTTGTTCCCTGAACGATGGGGAGCTGAGTGGGGGTGGAGAGGTGGACAGCAGGCCCGCTGTGGAGGCCTACGGACTGGGAACTGTCTACTCTgctcctttgctgctgttttgcGGCCTGCTGGGAAtcggtctgctgctgctgcacccagAGGGCATGGCTCTGTctttccttctgctgctgcttgaaaCGGGAGCTCTGTTGCACATTCACGCCTCCTCCACTACCCTCAGTGGCCTGAATGGAACATATACTG GTGGGTTTAATGTGCCCTGGACTCCAGTGGTGCTGTGGTCCCTGGCTGCCACCCAGTTCTTCCATGCCACAGGTCACCTTCCCACCTTCCCCTCCATCCAGTGGGGCGCTGCCTTCGTGGGATTCCctgatggacacacaggcaCCATGCTGCCCGCCTCACTGGTTACTCTCAACACTTTTGCCTCACACATCCTGTTTGCAG TGAGCTGtcctttgctgctgttctgGCCTCTGGTGTGCGAGGTGCGAGGCAGCAGGGGAGGGAGAGCATacggagaggaaggagaggatgcTGTGATGGAGATGAGACTGAGAGAAAACCCCCAGCAGTTCAGCTCCGCTCTCCTACAACTCTCAACACGCTACCTCTTTATTCTCGGAGCGCAG GTCTTTGCttcagtctgtgctgctgctaTCCTCAGGAGACACCTAATGGTGTGGAAGGTTTTCGCACCCAA gtTAATGTTTGAGGCCTCAGGATTCCTGGTGAGCAGCGTGGCCCTGCTGATCGGGGTCACACTGGTGCTGAGAGTAGACATGGCCGTGGGCCGCTGGTTTAAGAGACTCGTCCCCGATGCATCCAGGTAG
- the stoml2 gene encoding stomatin-like protein 2, mitochondrial, with protein sequence MLRTLCRTGGALLQQTQRAAPRLWVTPAQQRWASSLPMNTLVLFVPQQEAWVVERMGRFHRILEPGLNFLIPLLDRIRYVQSLKEIVIDVPEQSAVSLDNVTLQIDGVLYLRILDPFKASYGVEDPEYAVTQLAQTTMRSELGKLTLDKVFRERESLNSNIVHSINQASDDWGIRCLRYEIKDIHVPPRVKESMQMQVEAERKKRATVLESEGTREAAINVAEGRKQAQILASEGEKAERINNATGEAHAVLVKAEAKSQAIRVLSEALSEQNGNAAASLTVAEQYVSAFSNLAKESNTILLPTNTGDMSSMVTQAMAIYNTLGKTSQKAAPEVLEEKIENPENQSPPLQ encoded by the exons ATGTTACGAACGCTGTGTCGGACCGGCGGGGCCCTGCTGCAG CAAACCCAGCGGGCTGCGCCGAGGTTGTGGGTCACACCGGCCCAGCAGCGATGGGCGTCCAGCCTCCCCATGAACACTCTGGTCCTGTTCGTGCCTCAACAGGAAGCCTGGGTGGTGGAGAGAATGGGTCGCTTCCACCGCATCTTAGAGCCA GGTTTAAATTTCCTCATACCTTTACTTGACCGGATTCGCTACGTGCAAAGTCTCAAGGAGATTGTGATTGATGTACCAGAGCAGTCTGCAGTATCTCTAG ATAATGTAACACTACAGATTGATGGAGTGCTTTATTTAAGGATCCTAGACCCTTTTAAG GCCAGTTACGGTGTTGAGGATCCAGAATATGCCGTCACGCAGTTGGCACAGACCACCATGCGTTCAGAACTGGGCAAGCTCACACTGGACAAAGTGTTCAGG gaaagggAGTCCCTCAATTCCAACATTGTCCACTCCATCAACCAGGCGTCAGACGACTGGGGGATCCGCTGCCTCCGTTATGAAATCAAAGATATACATGTACCACCTCGTGTCAAAGAATCCATGCAGATGCAG GTGGAGGCTGAACGCAAGAAGAGAGCCACGGTGCTGGAGTCCGAAGGGACGAGGGAGGCGGCCATTAATGTCGCCGAGGGTCGTAAACAAGCTCAGATTCTGGCCTCGGAGGGTGAAAAAGCTGAGCGAATCAATAATGCGACTG GTGAGGCCCATGCAGTCCTGGTCAAAGCAGAGGCAAAATCTCAGGCTATTCGCGTTCTGTCGGAGGCTCTGTCTGAGCAG AACGGAAATGCGGCAGCCTCGCTAACTGTAGCCGAGCAGTACGTGAGCGCTTTCTCCAACCTCGCCAAAGAGTCCAACACCATCCTGCTGCCCACCAACACCGGTGACATGAGCTCAATGGTCACACAG GCTATGGCCATCTACAACACGTTGGGAAAGACGAGCCAGAAAGCAGCGCCAGAAGTGTTGGAGGAGAAGATCGAAAACCCTGAGAACCAGTCGCCACCACTGCAATAA